One window of Methanogenium organophilum genomic DNA carries:
- a CDS encoding NCS2 family permease produces the protein MFSVLLTMFTMDLFFTMSGALGVATQAGLTDANGDLPEIEKTFAADSLATIAGALFGTTTAGVFLESGAGTAAGGRTGLVALTVAGLFSLGLFFSPLFAAIPAAATGPALIAVGMLMLSPLAKIDYHDYTELIPAFAVIVMMIFTGNLGVGLCAGFVLFPVFKVMKGRAGDVHPAGWGLFLLCLLFFVFYPY, from the coding sequence TCTTTACGATGAGCGGGGCACTGGGGGTTGCCACACAGGCAGGACTAACCGATGCGAATGGTGACCTGCCGGAGATCGAGAAGACCTTTGCAGCGGATTCACTTGCCACCATCGCAGGGGCTCTCTTCGGAACGACAACAGCAGGGGTATTTTTGGAATCCGGTGCCGGGACGGCTGCCGGAGGGCGGACCGGTCTGGTGGCGCTTACAGTGGCGGGCCTCTTCTCACTCGGGCTCTTCTTCTCTCCGCTCTTCGCCGCCATTCCTGCTGCCGCGACCGGGCCGGCACTCATCGCGGTAGGGATGCTGATGCTCAGCCCGCTTGCAAAGATTGATTATCACGATTACACCGAACTCATTCCCGCATTTGCCGTCATCGTGATGATGATCTTCACCGGGAATCTGGGTGTTGGGCTGTGTGCCGGATTTGTGCTCTTCCCTGTCTTCAAGGTGATGAAAGGGCGGGCCGGGGATGTCCATCCTGCAGGATGGGGGCTGTTTCTTCTCTGCCTGCTCTTTTTTGTGTTCTATCCCTACTGA